From Synoicihabitans lomoniglobus, the proteins below share one genomic window:
- a CDS encoding RsmB/NOP family class I SAM-dependent RNA methyltransferase, with translation MTKTELIMPAGATSWTWAVRLLERWREEEERVDWLLEKLPRELPPAERARVQALLVGTIRHLGRIDAHLDKLMTRPPRPVVWAGLAVAGFELLEGGTEGHSARVGHHLVEKIKSLASAKEAGFANAVVRRLAERLAAETAPTADAPIEDIVTYHSHPEWLVQRWRMRIGHESALKLVEWNQSPAPVLLRWRATDEGAPKPEWLTPVDGTADFYAAASGHWPELAELIKAGTVQVQDAATRLAVDLLAPQPGETVLDLCAAPGGKSLAMADRMGTGTLVAMDLMGRRMPRLAENLQRVPSGVTATAVAGDLLRGGARALTAKQLPSTYAAVLIDVPCSNTGVMRHRVDVKWRLHPDSFKRHALQQLDLLLAAAERVAPGGRLVYSTCSIDPEENEQIADAFVRRSRGAFSLVRSELSLPWETGHDGAAAFLFQRDASS, from the coding sequence ATGACAAAGACAGAGCTCATCATGCCCGCCGGGGCGACTTCTTGGACCTGGGCAGTGCGTTTACTGGAGCGCTGGCGCGAGGAGGAAGAGCGGGTGGACTGGTTGTTGGAGAAGCTTCCCCGGGAATTGCCCCCGGCGGAGCGGGCCCGGGTGCAGGCGCTGTTGGTGGGAACGATCCGCCATCTGGGTCGCATCGACGCGCATCTCGACAAGTTGATGACCCGGCCGCCGCGTCCGGTCGTGTGGGCGGGCCTCGCGGTCGCGGGCTTCGAGTTATTGGAAGGCGGCACCGAGGGGCACTCGGCGCGGGTCGGGCACCATTTGGTCGAAAAAATTAAATCGTTGGCCTCGGCCAAGGAGGCCGGCTTCGCCAACGCGGTGGTGCGGCGTCTCGCCGAGCGTTTGGCGGCGGAAACCGCGCCGACGGCGGATGCGCCGATTGAGGATATCGTTACCTATCACTCGCATCCCGAATGGTTGGTCCAACGTTGGCGGATGCGCATCGGCCATGAGTCGGCGTTGAAACTGGTGGAATGGAATCAATCCCCCGCGCCCGTGTTGTTGCGATGGCGCGCGACGGACGAGGGCGCGCCGAAGCCGGAGTGGCTGACCCCGGTCGACGGCACGGCTGATTTTTATGCGGCCGCCTCCGGACACTGGCCGGAGTTGGCGGAGTTGATCAAAGCCGGCACGGTTCAGGTCCAGGACGCGGCTACCCGCCTGGCGGTTGATCTGCTCGCACCTCAGCCGGGCGAAACCGTGCTCGATCTGTGTGCGGCGCCGGGAGGCAAGAGTCTGGCGATGGCCGATCGCATGGGCACGGGCACGCTCGTGGCGATGGATTTGATGGGGCGCCGCATGCCCCGGCTGGCGGAGAATCTACAACGCGTGCCATCCGGAGTAACGGCCACCGCCGTGGCGGGTGATCTGTTGCGCGGGGGCGCTCGTGCGCTGACCGCGAAGCAGCTGCCGTCCACTTATGCGGCGGTGCTCATCGATGTGCCGTGTTCCAATACCGGGGTGATGCGACACCGGGTCGATGTGAAATGGCGCCTGCATCCCGACAGTTTCAAACGGCACGCCCTGCAACAGCTGGATCTCCTCCTCGCCGCCGCCGAACGGGTCGCGCCCGGCGGGCGACTCGTCTACAGCACATGCAGTATCGACCCGGAGGAAAACGAGCAGATTGCCGACGCCTTCGTGCGACGCAGTCGCGGTGCGTTTTCGCTCGTGCGTTCCGAGCTGAGTCTGCCGTGGGAAACCGGCCACGATGGCGCGGCCGCATTCTTATTCCAGCGCGACGCGTCGTCGTAG
- a CDS encoding aspartyl protease family protein — MTSGGRRFLLGLGSAFALLGIGCQSRLQVFESEPMELEPMPVVASPTVATRVEFPMKLIGGLVVVETEGDDGPWRFLIDTGASRTLVSPEYAIRHLQRPIDPNPPTIWLRDASGRASPVESVMLDRIDFGRANFQNVRALIFDCGEISDHLGLPIHGVLGFSLFSNARLTLDYPGERVIMSALDDTTPMRGCILPFTAHNDVPMVQLALGTRSLLALIDTGSDGFINLDPAGLDVEFASPPREGTLIGTLHGDHRQIVARLAKSLYIGDHEVVQPIADLSGSLTSLGGELLQNFEITFDQEKDQVAFYRAGEDMRVLSPPKWSSGLSFNKARAYWKINAIAPNSPAARAGFKIGDLVSRLNGEPVEQWDLTRYRALVDAGGTITYTLIKGREEVPFAAATFVLVP, encoded by the coding sequence ATGACCTCGGGCGGGCGACGATTTCTTCTCGGTCTGGGCAGCGCCTTCGCACTGCTCGGCATCGGCTGCCAATCTCGCCTGCAAGTCTTCGAGAGTGAGCCCATGGAGCTCGAACCCATGCCGGTCGTCGCTTCACCCACCGTCGCGACCCGGGTGGAGTTTCCCATGAAGCTCATCGGCGGTCTCGTGGTGGTGGAGACCGAAGGCGACGACGGACCGTGGCGATTTTTGATCGATACCGGCGCGTCCCGGACCCTCGTCTCCCCGGAATACGCCATTCGTCACCTGCAGCGCCCCATTGATCCGAATCCCCCCACCATCTGGCTGCGCGATGCCTCGGGCCGCGCCTCGCCGGTGGAATCCGTGATGCTTGATCGCATCGATTTCGGCCGCGCCAATTTCCAAAACGTGCGCGCGCTCATCTTCGATTGCGGCGAAATTTCCGATCATCTCGGGCTGCCGATTCACGGCGTGTTGGGTTTCAGTCTTTTCAGCAACGCCCGCCTCACGCTGGATTACCCGGGGGAACGCGTGATCATGTCGGCGCTCGACGACACCACCCCCATGCGCGGCTGCATCCTGCCCTTCACCGCGCACAACGATGTGCCCATGGTGCAACTCGCCCTCGGCACACGCTCACTGCTGGCGTTGATCGACACCGGGAGCGACGGTTTCATCAATCTGGACCCGGCCGGGTTGGACGTGGAATTCGCCAGTCCCCCGCGCGAAGGCACCTTGATCGGCACCCTGCACGGTGACCATCGCCAGATCGTCGCGCGGTTGGCCAAGTCGCTCTACATCGGCGACCACGAAGTCGTGCAACCCATCGCCGATTTGAGTGGCAGCCTCACCTCGCTCGGAGGCGAGTTGTTGCAGAACTTCGAAATCACCTTTGATCAGGAAAAAGATCAGGTGGCGTTCTACCGCGCCGGTGAGGACATGCGCGTTTTGTCCCCGCCCAAATGGAGCTCGGGCCTCAGTTTCAACAAGGCGCGCGCGTATTGGAAAATCAATGCCATCGCTCCCAACTCCCCCGCCGCAAGAGCCGGATTCAAGATCGGTGATCTCGTCAGCCGGCTCAACGGCGAGCCCGTGGAGCAATGGGACCTCACGCGCTACCGCGCGCTCGTCGACGCCGGTGGCACGATCACCTACACGTTGATCAAAGGACGCGAAGAGGTGCCGTTCGCGGCCGCGACGTTTGTGCTCGTGCCCTGA